A part of Paraliobacillus zengyii genomic DNA contains:
- a CDS encoding anti-sigma-I factor RsgI family protein, whose product MTKDESYLFAIDINPSIEIYTDADLNVTKVNSLNEDGQLVMDSIAYKYKQIDIVLEEIITAAVKGDYLKSENAQVDVTVVSLTEKNDVDINKVKETIDQSLITNATTATVQVKNGSKELVEDAREANLSINKLQLYNQEIQGIEVQPEELSDNSITKVNEDIKKEQIDSEKKKSVEIEKANKNSSTKIEKAKNDITNSQIKREDQQVNKPDKVESNRQDKLTEAKKEEKKPVEVNKPKTEKVTKEIKKSEKAKEKKEQQADKKEMQVIKKDKTEVDSEKNTLKVEKSNIENSPEKKGKSPN is encoded by the coding sequence ATGACAAAAGATGAATCGTATCTTTTTGCTATAGATATCAATCCAAGTATTGAAATTTACACAGATGCTGACCTTAATGTAACAAAGGTGAATTCCCTAAATGAGGATGGACAACTTGTTATGGATTCCATTGCATACAAATATAAGCAGATTGACATTGTTTTAGAAGAAATAATTACTGCTGCTGTAAAAGGAGATTACTTGAAAAGTGAAAACGCCCAGGTAGATGTAACAGTTGTTTCTTTAACGGAAAAAAATGACGTGGATATCAATAAAGTAAAAGAAACTATTGATCAATCTTTAATTACGAATGCAACAACTGCGACTGTTCAAGTTAAAAATGGCAGTAAAGAACTAGTGGAAGATGCTAGAGAAGCGAATCTATCAATAAATAAGTTACAGTTATATAACCAAGAGATACAAGGAATAGAAGTACAGCCCGAAGAGCTAAGCGATAATTCTATTACTAAAGTTAATGAGGATATTAAGAAGGAACAAATAGATAGTGAAAAAAAGAAAAGTGTTGAAATAGAAAAAGCAAATAAAAATAGTTCAACAAAGATTGAAAAGGCTAAAAATGATATTACTAATAGCCAAATTAAAAGGGAAGATCAACAAGTTAATAAGCCGGACAAAGTAGAGTCTAATAGACAAGATAAATTGACTGAAGCGAAAAAAGAAGAAAAGAAGCCTGTTGAAGTTAACAAACCTAAAACAGAGAAAGTAACTAAGGAAATTAAAAAGAGTGAAAAAGCTAAAGAGAAAAAGGAACAACAAGCTGACAAGAAAGAAATGCAGGTTATAAAGAAGGATAAGACTGAAGTAGATTCAGAGAAAAATACTTTAAAAGTAGAAAAGTCTAACATTGAAAACAGCCCAGAAAAAAAGGGGAAATCTCCTAACTAA
- a CDS encoding sigma factor: MHETEVNHYIKAASNGDDIAREKLINHHKPYIINTVGHVCKRFITWSDEESSLGLLAFDRAIDTYDSCANKSFLNYVYLLIKRELIDYFRRETKLKHIPLEVESINSEDSVTVYDVDHSMDTYHQHLQQRELVEEILELSEILKQFNIEFEELEACSPTHRKTKANLITIANDFIQNPELVDFFLKKKRFPVTRFIEVSGHRLKTVERHRKYIVALVVVRLHPEWRQLSAYIQVTFGNEGKS; this comes from the coding sequence GTGCATGAAACTGAAGTGAATCACTATATAAAAGCTGCATCAAATGGTGATGACATTGCTAGAGAGAAATTAATTAATCATCATAAACCCTATATTATCAATACAGTTGGACATGTTTGTAAAAGATTTATCACGTGGAGTGATGAAGAGTCTAGTCTAGGATTACTAGCATTTGATCGCGCAATTGACACATATGATAGTTGCGCTAATAAAAGCTTTCTAAATTATGTATATTTACTTATTAAACGAGAGTTAATAGACTACTTTCGTCGAGAAACTAAGCTAAAACATATACCATTAGAAGTAGAATCAATTAATAGTGAGGATTCAGTAACTGTTTATGATGTTGATCATTCTATGGATACGTATCACCAACATCTTCAACAAAGAGAATTAGTGGAAGAAATTCTGGAATTAAGCGAAATCTTAAAACAATTCAACATTGAATTTGAAGAATTGGAAGCATGTTCCCCTACACATCGGAAAACGAAAGCAAACTTGATTACAATTGCGAATGATTTTATTCAAAATCCAGAGTTAGTAGATTTCTTTTTAAAAAAAAAACGTTTTCCTGTTACTAGATTTATAGAAGTGTCTGGTCATCGATTAAAAACGGTTGAGAGACATAGGAAGTATATCGTGGCTTTGGTTGTTGTACGACTGCATCCAGAATGGCGACAACTATCTGCCTATATACAAGTAACATTCGGAAATGAGGGGAAATCATGA
- a CDS encoding DUF5667 domain-containing protein translates to MKIKDICATGFLIVGVLFTSNSVYAEVDTSQLNEIEDLNNEDVIEDTGLTPDNFFYFLDKAVENLQLLLTTDSEKESELLLQIVAERLSESEQMVDEEQEEYMSELIEEYLVALEKAQEEVAEVVSNEQVEEDIKETLATELEDSTTVTEEVTETIEEEKLVEFEERQQEAYLVANVVKDLDPEKVAELRAQELGFGQIVKVVTLAEESGKTEEEIIALLQEGKGFGEIAKELNIHPSQIMKKVMAKKEKEMEQLLEEANASGDEEAISKLSTSLANLDIKKLDFNVTYDELTVEDKAVVDETEIEVVSDETTQDEANDTIVETIEETENELIEETTSENTEEVVEDEVENERKEETNELSKVATEVAEAEKQAAKEEKARLKELEKEAKQQAKEEAKKEKERLKVLEKEAAEQAREAAKEAAEQAREEAKEAKEKLKEEKKEQADKAKEAAKGKQNKED, encoded by the coding sequence GTCGGCGTATTATTTACTAGCAATTCTGTATATGCAGAAGTTGATACGAGTCAATTAAATGAAATTGAGGACTTGAACAATGAGGATGTAATAGAAGATACAGGTTTAACACCAGATAACTTCTTTTACTTTTTAGATAAAGCAGTAGAAAATTTGCAATTACTACTTACAACTGATTCAGAAAAGGAATCGGAGCTTTTACTTCAAATAGTAGCAGAACGTTTATCAGAATCAGAACAAATGGTTGATGAAGAGCAAGAAGAATATATGAGTGAATTAATTGAGGAATATTTAGTTGCATTAGAAAAGGCACAAGAAGAGGTTGCAGAAGTTGTATCCAATGAACAAGTTGAAGAGGATATCAAAGAAACATTAGCAACTGAATTGGAAGACTCCACAACGGTAACAGAGGAAGTAACAGAAACTATAGAAGAAGAAAAGTTAGTAGAATTTGAAGAAAGGCAACAAGAAGCTTATTTAGTAGCAAATGTTGTAAAAGACCTTGATCCCGAAAAGGTTGCGGAATTACGTGCTCAAGAGCTTGGGTTTGGTCAAATTGTTAAAGTGGTCACTTTAGCAGAAGAGAGCGGTAAAACAGAGGAAGAAATTATTGCTTTATTACAAGAAGGTAAAGGATTTGGTGAAATAGCGAAAGAGTTGAATATCCACCCTTCTCAAATCATGAAAAAGGTAATGGCTAAAAAAGAAAAAGAAATGGAGCAATTGCTAGAAGAAGCGAATGCGTCTGGTGATGAAGAGGCAATCTCGAAACTATCTACTTCATTAGCAAACCTTGATATAAAGAAACTAGATTTTAACGTCACATATGATGAATTGACGGTTGAAGATAAAGCGGTTGTGGATGAAACAGAAATAGAAGTAGTTTCTGATGAAACAACACAAGATGAGGCAAACGACACGATAGTTGAAACGATAGAAGAGACTGAAAATGAATTAATAGAGGAAACAACATCAGAGAACACAGAAGAAGTGGTTGAAGATGAGGTAGAAAACGAAAGAAAAGAAGAAACAAACGAATTGTCCAAAGTAGCTACTGAAGTTGCAGAGGCTGAGAAACAGGCAGCTAAAGAAGAAAAAGCAAGATTAAAAGAGTTAGAGAAAGAAGCGAAACAACAAGCAAAAGAAGAAGCTAAAAAAGAGAAAGAAAGACTAAAAGTATTAGAAAAAGAAGCAGCAGAACAAGCGAGAGAAGCCGCAAAAGAAGCAGCAGAGCAAGCGAGAGAAGAGGCAAAAGAAGCGAAAGAGAAATTGAAAGAAGAGAAGAAAGAACAAGCTGATAAAGCTAAAGAGGCAGCAAAAGGAAAACAAAACAAAGAAGACTAA